A single genomic interval of Pseudomonas sp. FeN3W harbors:
- the fliE gene encoding flagellar hook-basal body complex protein FliE — MSQGVQFNRLMLEMRAMQTDAMARAKPEVKTQEVGAPSFSDMLGQAVNKVHETQQVSSQLSSAFEMGQGGVDLTEVMIASQKASVSFQAMTQVRNKLVQAYQDIMQMPV, encoded by the coding sequence ATGAGTCAGGGTGTTCAATTCAATCGCTTGATGCTGGAAATGCGGGCCATGCAGACCGATGCAATGGCGCGCGCCAAGCCGGAGGTCAAGACCCAGGAGGTCGGCGCTCCGAGCTTTTCCGACATGCTTGGCCAGGCGGTGAATAAAGTGCACGAAACCCAGCAGGTTTCGAGCCAGCTGTCGTCTGCCTTCGAGATGGGGCAAGGCGGTGTCGACCTGACCGAAGTGATGATCGCCTCCCAGAAGGCCAGCGTTTCCTTTCAAGCCATGACCCAGGTGCGCAACAAACTGGTTCAGGCTTATCAAGACATCATGCAGATGCCGGTGTGA